Proteins encoded together in one Hymenobacter monticola window:
- a CDS encoding lipopolysaccharide biosynthesis protein produces the protein MLKRILHHFAARVLTAGLSFAVVWLTARYLGAAGRGQVSLFYTDMSGLVLLAGLLGGSSLIYLVPRRNVWHLLPPAYGWALVVSGVGAGVVGLIRPVSLEYALHLAGVTLAQILLSINLFLLLGRKREQTYNVLTTVQAVLLAGALALAFAAAHWLSIDAYYYANYLANGLPWLISTVLLLRLPDAWERRRGRRRAVTRELMRHSRGAHFSNLVTFANYRFGYYAVAYLSGNKTLGILSVGVALAEAIWLIPRSTALIQYVALVNAADKHGQTHAALRSSRLTLLATAVAVLVLAAVPRAWLAAIFGPEFGAAHGVILALAPGILFYGAAMQASTYFSSMARYGVNNRAALLGLAVTVPACLLLVPRLGMVGAGLGMSASYAAGGTYLLHHYRRAIGASWMDLLPDWKDLTQGLRGKAE, from the coding sequence ATGCTCAAACGCATCCTTCACCACTTCGCGGCGCGCGTCCTCACGGCGGGGCTGAGCTTCGCGGTGGTGTGGCTCACGGCGCGCTACCTGGGCGCGGCCGGGCGCGGACAGGTGAGCTTATTCTATACCGACATGTCGGGGCTGGTGCTGCTGGCCGGGCTGCTGGGCGGCTCGTCGCTGATATACCTGGTGCCGCGCCGCAACGTGTGGCATCTGCTGCCGCCCGCCTACGGCTGGGCGCTTGTAGTTAGCGGCGTGGGAGCCGGGGTAGTCGGGCTGATAAGGCCGGTTTCGCTGGAATACGCCCTGCATTTGGCGGGCGTCACCCTGGCCCAGATTCTGCTGTCCATCAACCTGTTTCTGCTGCTGGGGCGCAAGCGCGAGCAGACCTATAACGTGCTCACTACCGTGCAGGCGGTGCTGCTGGCCGGGGCATTGGCGCTGGCCTTCGCAGCGGCGCACTGGCTGAGCATCGACGCTTATTATTACGCCAACTACCTGGCCAATGGCCTGCCCTGGCTCATCAGCACGGTGCTGCTGCTGCGCCTGCCCGATGCCTGGGAACGCCGCCGCGGCCGGCGCCGGGCCGTCACCCGCGAGCTGATGCGCCACAGCCGGGGCGCCCATTTTTCCAACTTGGTCACCTTTGCCAACTACCGGTTTGGCTACTACGCCGTGGCCTACCTATCTGGCAATAAGACCCTGGGTATCCTCTCCGTGGGCGTGGCGCTGGCCGAGGCCATCTGGCTGATTCCGCGCAGCACGGCACTTATTCAATACGTGGCCCTGGTGAATGCCGCCGACAAGCACGGCCAGACGCACGCGGCCCTGCGCAGCAGCCGGCTCACGCTGCTGGCCACCGCCGTGGCGGTGCTGGTACTGGCGGCCGTGCCCCGGGCGTGGCTGGCCGCTATTTTCGGTCCTGAGTTTGGGGCGGCACACGGCGTCATTCTGGCGCTGGCGCCAGGCATTTTGTTCTACGGCGCCGCCATGCAGGCCAGCACCTATTTCAGCAGCATGGCACGCTACGGTGTGAACAACCGCGCCGCCCTGCTGGGCTTGGCCGTGACGGTGCCGGCCTGCCTGCTGCTGGTGCCCCGCCTGGGCATGGTGGGCGCGGGCCTAGGCATGTCGGCCTCCTACGCGGCGGGCGGAACCTACCTGCTGCATCATTACCGCCGCGCCATTGGGGCGTCTTGGATGGATTTGCTGCCCGATTGGAAGGACTTGACGCAGGGCTTGAGGGGAAAGGCAGAATAA
- a CDS encoding glycosyltransferase, whose amino-acid sequence MKILHLPKWYPNRYDDQDGDFVGRHVAAIAEFGGVEGAVLFAAVARGPLPGLIDAEEDFTGPVPTLRYYYRAAPTGIGFVDKPLKLLLYFWCLLRGYRRLRRHWGGQAPDAVHVHVLLRTGLFAWALQAVRGIPFVITEHWTRYLPPRASGITRLRRWLTGAVVRRAAALHTVSANLRDALAALGAANPVSVVIPNVVDTALFHPASAAVPQPGRTLLHVAAFNEAAKNLCGLLRAVAGLRAAWPGLRLRIAGYGPDEAQVRQTAADLGLLADSTAVFMGKLDHPAVAAEMRQATGFVLFSNVENLPCVLIEAQASGLPVVATRVGGVPELVPDGSPFGQLVAAGDEAALASALAKLLADAERQPADAAGMAATVAARFGYAAVGQQFGALYRRVLGC is encoded by the coding sequence TTGAAAATTCTCCACCTTCCCAAGTGGTACCCCAACCGCTACGACGACCAGGACGGCGACTTCGTGGGCCGGCACGTGGCGGCCATTGCGGAATTTGGCGGAGTGGAGGGCGCGGTGCTGTTTGCGGCCGTGGCGCGCGGCCCGCTGCCGGGGCTAATTGACGCGGAGGAGGACTTCACCGGCCCCGTGCCCACGCTGCGCTACTACTATCGCGCCGCGCCCACAGGCATCGGCTTCGTGGATAAGCCGCTGAAGCTGCTGCTGTATTTCTGGTGCTTGCTGCGGGGCTACCGGCGGCTGCGGCGGCACTGGGGCGGCCAAGCGCCCGACGCGGTGCACGTGCACGTGTTGCTGCGCACAGGCCTGTTTGCCTGGGCACTGCAGGCCGTGCGCGGCATTCCCTTCGTCATCACCGAGCACTGGACGCGCTACCTGCCGCCGCGGGCATCCGGCATCACAAGGCTGCGCCGCTGGCTGACGGGCGCGGTGGTACGACGCGCGGCGGCCCTGCACACCGTGAGCGCCAACCTGCGCGACGCCTTGGCCGCGCTGGGGGCTGCCAACCCGGTTTCGGTGGTAATTCCCAACGTGGTGGATACGGCGCTTTTTCACCCGGCTTCGGCTGCTGTTCCGCAGCCCGGACGCACGCTGTTGCACGTGGCGGCCTTCAACGAAGCGGCCAAAAACCTGTGCGGCTTGCTGCGCGCTGTGGCCGGGCTGCGGGCCGCGTGGCCGGGCCTGCGCCTGCGCATCGCCGGCTACGGACCCGACGAAGCGCAGGTGCGGCAAACAGCCGCCGACCTGGGCCTGTTGGCCGATAGCACGGCCGTGTTTATGGGCAAGCTGGACCACCCGGCCGTGGCCGCTGAAATGCGCCAAGCCACCGGCTTCGTCCTGTTTTCCAACGTCGAAAACCTGCCCTGTGTGCTCATCGAGGCCCAAGCCAGTGGCTTGCCCGTGGTGGCCACCCGCGTGGGCGGCGTGCCCGAGCTGGTGCCCGACGGCAGCCCCTTCGGCCAACTGGTGGCGGCCGGCGACGAAGCGGCCCTGGCCTCGGCCTTGGCAAAACTGTTGGCCGATGCTGAAAGGCAGCCCGCCGATGCTGCCGGCATGGCCGCCACGGTAGCCGCCCGGTTTGGGTACGCAGCAGTTGGGCAGCAATTTGGGGCCTTATACCGACGCGTGCTGGGGTGCTGA
- a CDS encoding HNH endonuclease family protein, whose product MISLQRPPVPASLNTPAMQQYVADCAAYAAACAAAPDPATVPLPAKPGSYRGSDVLQAFDTYFFSKCYLTEQWHGSSYEMDVDHFVPVNQNPALKFDWNNLFPAAHKANMMRPRQWPAGGLLDPCQDNVERRLEATIGPLGRDPFFEAADPADQAAQNTADLLNLLHNGRIGDEASRLNTKHLRVAIAKQYHAVTQAILRFQQAQLSGNPQRLANAKRELRTLLSRQLPFTQLMRSMDPVVEYVPVDLLD is encoded by the coding sequence ATGATTAGTCTCCAGCGCCCGCCCGTGCCGGCCTCGCTGAATACACCGGCCATGCAGCAATACGTAGCCGACTGCGCCGCCTACGCGGCCGCCTGTGCCGCCGCGCCCGACCCGGCCACGGTACCCCTGCCCGCCAAGCCCGGCAGCTACCGGGGCTCCGATGTGCTGCAAGCCTTCGATACGTACTTCTTCAGCAAATGCTACCTGACGGAACAGTGGCACGGCAGTTCCTACGAAATGGACGTGGACCACTTCGTGCCGGTTAATCAGAACCCGGCACTAAAATTTGATTGGAACAACCTGTTTCCGGCCGCGCACAAGGCTAACATGATGCGCCCGCGCCAATGGCCGGCCGGCGGCTTGCTCGACCCTTGTCAGGATAATGTAGAACGGAGGCTGGAAGCGACTATCGGGCCATTGGGGCGCGACCCCTTTTTTGAGGCTGCTGACCCCGCCGACCAAGCTGCACAGAACACGGCCGACTTACTGAACCTCTTACATAATGGTCGAATAGGCGATGAGGCATCTCGCTTAAACACAAAGCATTTGCGCGTAGCTATCGCCAAGCAATACCACGCAGTAACGCAGGCAATTTTGCGGTTTCAACAGGCGCAGCTCAGTGGAAATCCGCAACGGCTGGCTAATGCCAAGCGCGAATTGCGAACGTTGCTGTCTCGTCAATTACCATTTACTCAGTTGATGCGGTCGATGGACCCTGTAGTAGAATACGTGCCTGTTGACTTGCTCGATTAG
- a CDS encoding AAA family ATPase: MITRQEFPYLQELVINDAYAVKNLRVPLFEPGQEFKHLVLTGRNGSGKTTVLRALVSIIRHDAANGQVAKVKVRQLKQAVVNGQNPEYNLIWQSEIDKLNKVEPHFTSRNNKEYNGFAIIDKQVILAFFEATRKVYVKDVTTIAREDTLEAQLLQPEPNQSPAEFFKQYLVNKKVFQVFDTMEGKSEGAKQQELFFTKLEETLAKIFEDPGTKLEFVRESFEFYINLSDGRRFTFNQLSAGFSAFLSILTELLMRVDLLRKQANNYSYDPCGFVLIDEPETHLHLEMQYQILPLLTNLFPNLQFIVATHSPAVASSIKNATVFDLSTGQAMGDQAAGSSFSELMQTHFGLENEYSNVADKILEEVTEIGQMADRAAALARMQKLLAEQGRYMSPVLRLDVQAQLLHLQREQAA, translated from the coding sequence ATGATTACCCGTCAGGAATTTCCCTATCTGCAAGAACTGGTCATCAACGATGCCTACGCTGTGAAGAACCTGCGCGTGCCGTTGTTCGAGCCGGGCCAGGAGTTCAAGCACTTGGTGCTGACGGGGCGGAATGGGTCGGGGAAGACGACGGTGCTGAGAGCTTTAGTCAGCATAATACGCCACGATGCTGCTAATGGGCAAGTGGCGAAAGTAAAGGTTCGCCAACTGAAACAAGCAGTAGTAAACGGCCAGAATCCAGAATACAATTTGATTTGGCAGAGTGAAATTGACAAGTTGAACAAGGTCGAGCCACACTTTACTAGTAGAAATAACAAAGAATATAATGGCTTTGCTATTATTGATAAACAAGTCATTCTCGCATTTTTTGAAGCTACACGTAAAGTATATGTTAAAGACGTTACCACTATCGCCCGTGAAGACACATTAGAAGCTCAGCTTTTACAGCCAGAACCAAACCAATCCCCAGCCGAATTCTTCAAACAATATCTGGTTAATAAGAAAGTATTCCAGGTATTCGATACCATGGAAGGCAAATCAGAGGGCGCTAAGCAGCAAGAGCTATTCTTCACCAAGCTTGAAGAAACCCTCGCCAAAATCTTTGAAGACCCCGGCACCAAGCTCGAATTCGTGCGCGAGAGCTTTGAGTTTTACATCAACCTTTCCGATGGTCGTCGCTTCACCTTCAACCAGCTTTCCGCTGGATTCTCTGCTTTTTTGAGCATCCTCACTGAATTGCTCATGCGCGTGGACCTGCTGCGCAAGCAAGCCAACAACTACAGCTACGACCCTTGCGGTTTCGTGCTCATCGACGAGCCCGAAACGCACCTGCACCTGGAAATGCAGTACCAGATACTGCCGCTGCTGACGAACCTGTTTCCCAACCTGCAATTTATCGTGGCCACGCACTCGCCGGCCGTGGCGTCGAGCATCAAGAATGCCACGGTGTTTGACCTGAGCACCGGGCAGGCTATGGGCGACCAAGCGGCCGGTTCATCGTTTTCGGAGTTGATGCAGACGCATTTTGGGTTGGAAAACGAGTATTCCAACGTGGCGGATAAGATTCTGGAAGAGGTAACCGAAATCGGGCAGATGGCTGACCGGGCGGCGGCACTAGCGCGGATGCAAAAGCTGCTGGCAGAACAGGGGCGCTACATGTCGCCGGTGCTGCGCCTCGACGTGCAGGCCCAATTACTGCACTTGCAACGGGAGCAGGCCGCATGA
- a CDS encoding TonB-dependent receptor — protein MSIRQTFTQLFFLVLLGCSQLAMAQVTTSALAGKVTSDKGEDLIGVTVVATNVPTGTKRGTGTEMDGRFTIPNLAPGGPYSVTVTYVGFKEQKVDNVFLTLGNTTRLNFVLVTETQQLNEVVVTGNTQATKTGAGTNVGSAAIQQLPTISRSLSDFTRLDPRNSNGSFAGSSFRYNNVTLDGAVNNDAIGFSPSLGGQSGTSGLPGGSARSNPISLDAIQEIQASVAPYDVKLGNFTGGSVNAVTRSGTNEFTGSVYGYGRNQNVTGRSIDGDRARIGSDYHDYQTGFRIGGPIIKNKLFFFTNAEIARRQEPQFYGAGTAGSPVTQDLAQVISAKLNNYNTVTSDGNGGVVRNANGTPALSTARYNVGDYNDYNIHANSNKIFGRLDWNLDEKTSIALRHNFIKSEATNLERSGSLFKFGSQDYTQHNIQNSTVLEAKSNFNSKFSNNLILGYTNIHDYRDLIGGQGNLYPAVQINGVGTSLGTPGTATYYAGSNQILLGSDREASIFNTRQRTFELTDNFTYYVGSHALTLGTHNEFYHIDYGFINSWNGRIEYNNVNDFLNDRPSRIRGTYNNGTQGDNSYAYNYNNPSAAFNINFYSAYLQDEWNVNDRLKITPGIRFDIASLPTKPTLNTALVNNPQNDARTLNQTYTHTPWAELNNNYLGQVQFSPRLGFNYDVKGDQSFVVRGGSGIFTGRVPFAWFGYAYYNNGVNFNSVDYNNIQASANTGVKTVYLNTDPNLIYAQLPAANYNAANPKNGPTEVNLIDNNFKMPKVWRSSLALDFKLKTGTRFSVEGLYTKTLQDVKFQNINLTDNVTYLANGPTQTPVYSAPAGGSNRVNSGFSNAFFLTNTTQGYRYQLTGSVGQTINNLIDASVAYTYGKSYDISNGIRNSPQSNWELNPALNVNDPALAFSNFDLRHRVVASINVHKNFAQRFTGYFTSVLTYASGSPFTWTYTNYNFGNGQQNNVQLAYIPATAGDIAIVSRVDDKSPYLLDAAKNAAFNSFVDGDSYLSTRRGQYTERNAGRTPWNNQADIRLMLEAKLGSLEANEAGIVPKGHTIQISLDIINFGNLLNSSWGRQYFVPNTFNSTLGTGLTQVGYINSAGTVASGYNAATYNRPAFTYGTPATYSVDQLASRWQGQLGLRYSF, from the coding sequence ATGTCGATTCGACAAACATTTACGCAGTTGTTTTTCCTGGTGCTGTTGGGCTGCTCGCAGCTGGCCATGGCCCAGGTAACCACCTCCGCGCTGGCCGGCAAGGTGACCTCTGACAAAGGCGAAGACCTGATTGGGGTGACGGTGGTGGCCACCAACGTGCCCACCGGCACCAAGCGCGGCACCGGCACCGAAATGGACGGCCGTTTCACCATCCCGAACCTGGCGCCCGGCGGACCCTACTCCGTGACGGTGACCTACGTAGGCTTCAAGGAGCAGAAAGTTGACAACGTATTCCTGACCCTGGGCAATACCACCCGCCTCAACTTCGTGCTGGTGACCGAAACCCAGCAGCTGAACGAAGTGGTGGTGACCGGCAACACCCAAGCCACCAAAACCGGCGCCGGCACCAACGTGGGCTCGGCCGCCATTCAGCAGCTGCCCACCATCTCGCGCAGCCTGTCGGACTTCACCCGCCTCGACCCGCGCAACTCGAACGGCTCGTTCGCGGGCAGCTCGTTCCGCTACAACAACGTGACCCTGGACGGGGCCGTGAACAACGACGCCATCGGCTTTTCGCCCTCGCTGGGTGGCCAGAGCGGCACCAGCGGCCTGCCCGGCGGCTCGGCCCGCTCGAACCCGATTTCACTCGATGCCATCCAGGAGATTCAGGCTTCGGTAGCGCCTTACGATGTAAAGCTGGGCAACTTCACGGGTGGCTCGGTGAACGCCGTGACCCGCTCGGGCACCAACGAGTTCACGGGCTCGGTGTACGGCTACGGCCGTAACCAGAACGTGACCGGCCGTAGCATTGACGGCGACCGGGCCCGCATCGGCTCCGACTACCACGACTACCAGACAGGCTTCCGCATCGGCGGGCCGATTATCAAGAACAAGCTGTTCTTCTTTACCAACGCCGAAATTGCCCGCCGCCAGGAGCCGCAGTTCTACGGCGCCGGCACGGCCGGCTCGCCGGTGACGCAGGATTTGGCCCAGGTGATTAGCGCCAAGCTGAACAACTACAACACCGTGACCAGCGACGGCAACGGCGGCGTGGTGCGCAACGCCAACGGCACGCCGGCCCTGAGCACCGCCCGCTACAACGTGGGCGACTACAACGACTACAACATCCACGCGAACAGCAACAAGATTTTCGGCCGTCTCGATTGGAACCTGGACGAGAAAACCAGCATTGCGCTGCGCCACAACTTCATCAAGTCGGAAGCTACTAACCTGGAGCGCTCGGGCAGCCTGTTCAAGTTCGGCTCGCAGGACTACACGCAGCACAACATCCAGAACTCGACGGTACTGGAGGCAAAGAGCAACTTCAACAGCAAGTTCTCGAACAACCTGATTCTGGGCTACACCAACATCCACGACTACCGCGACCTCATCGGCGGGCAGGGCAACCTCTACCCAGCCGTGCAGATTAACGGCGTGGGCACCAGCCTGGGCACGCCCGGCACCGCCACCTACTACGCCGGCTCGAACCAGATTCTGCTAGGTTCGGACCGCGAGGCCAGCATCTTCAACACCCGCCAGCGCACGTTTGAGCTGACCGATAACTTCACCTACTACGTGGGTTCGCACGCCCTCACGCTGGGCACGCACAACGAGTTCTACCACATTGACTACGGCTTCATCAACTCCTGGAACGGCCGCATCGAGTACAACAACGTGAACGACTTCCTGAACGACCGGCCGAGCCGCATCCGCGGTACCTACAACAACGGCACGCAGGGCGACAACTCCTACGCTTACAACTATAACAACCCCTCGGCGGCTTTCAACATCAACTTCTACAGCGCCTACCTGCAGGACGAGTGGAACGTGAACGACCGCCTGAAAATCACGCCCGGCATCCGCTTCGACATCGCTTCGCTGCCCACCAAGCCCACCCTGAACACGGCCCTGGTGAACAACCCGCAGAACGACGCCCGCACCCTGAACCAGACCTACACCCACACGCCCTGGGCCGAGCTGAACAACAACTACCTGGGCCAGGTGCAGTTTTCGCCCCGCCTGGGCTTCAACTACGACGTGAAGGGCGACCAAAGCTTCGTGGTACGCGGCGGCTCGGGCATCTTCACCGGCCGGGTACCCTTTGCCTGGTTCGGCTACGCCTATTACAACAACGGCGTGAACTTTAACTCGGTGGACTACAACAACATTCAGGCTTCGGCGAACACCGGCGTGAAAACCGTGTACCTGAACACCGACCCCAACCTGATTTACGCCCAGCTGCCCGCCGCCAACTACAACGCCGCCAACCCCAAGAACGGCCCCACGGAGGTGAACCTGATTGACAACAACTTCAAGATGCCCAAGGTGTGGCGCTCGTCGCTGGCCCTGGACTTCAAGCTGAAAACCGGCACGCGCTTCTCGGTGGAAGGCCTCTACACCAAGACCTTGCAGGACGTGAAGTTCCAGAACATCAACCTGACCGACAACGTGACCTACCTGGCCAACGGCCCCACCCAGACGCCCGTGTACTCGGCCCCGGCCGGCGGCAGCAACCGCGTGAACTCGGGCTTCTCGAACGCCTTCTTCCTGACCAACACCACCCAGGGCTACCGCTACCAACTCACCGGCTCGGTGGGCCAGACCATTAACAACCTGATTGATGCCTCGGTGGCCTACACCTACGGCAAGAGCTACGACATCAGCAACGGCATCCGCAACTCGCCCCAGAGCAACTGGGAGCTGAACCCGGCCCTGAACGTGAACGACCCGGCCCTGGCCTTCTCCAACTTCGACCTGCGCCACCGCGTGGTGGCTTCCATCAACGTGCACAAAAACTTCGCCCAGCGCTTCACCGGCTACTTCACCTCGGTGCTGACCTACGCCAGCGGCTCGCCCTTCACCTGGACCTACACCAACTACAACTTCGGCAACGGCCAGCAGAACAACGTGCAGCTGGCCTACATCCCGGCCACGGCCGGCGACATCGCCATCGTGAGCCGCGTCGATGACAAGAGCCCCTACCTGCTCGACGCCGCCAAAAACGCCGCCTTCAACAGCTTCGTGGACGGCGACAGCTACCTGAGCACCCGCCGCGGCCAGTACACCGAGCGCAACGCCGGCCGCACCCCCTGGAACAACCAGGCCGATATCCGCCTGATGCTGGAAGCCAAGCTCGGCAGCCTCGAAGCCAACGAGGCGGGCATCGTGCCCAAGGGGCACACCATCCAGATTTCGCTCGACATCATCAACTTCGGCAACCTGCTGAACAGCAGCTGGGGCCGCCAGTACTTCGTGCCCAACACCTTCAACTCGACGCTGGGCACCGGCCTTACGCAGGTGGGCTACATCAACAGCGCCGGCACGGTGGCCAGCGGCTACAACGCCGCCACCTACAACCGCCCGGCCTTCACCTACGGCACCCCCGCCACCTACTCGGTGGACCAGCTGGCCTCGCGCTGGCAGGGGCAGCTGGGGCTGCGGTATTCGTTCTAG
- a CDS encoding TonB-dependent receptor codes for MENTFDYRHLVIALLSLFFSTAAFAQTTGTVRGTVRDQQTNEPVIGASVSIEGTSIGTATDLDGAFSIGGVPAGPRALRISSVGYTNKSLPGLDVAAGKVVLVNTLLKSSEAALDEVVVTAMRRTNTEIAVISEVRNAQLVAVGVSSEQIVKSQDRDAAQIARRVPGVSIQDNRFVLVRGLTQRYNAVMLNDVMTPSSEVDTRAFAFDMIPSSVIDRMLIFKSGSAELPGDFAGGVIKVYTKRAPEENFTNLSILGGFRDGTTFQDVQKAEGGKYDWLGFNSGKRTIPANWPFTLATDYPAATRATLARQLPNRWGISTLKAAPDLRLSFNMGRRFELGGKPVGTLTSLNYGNYQQANTTNLTFFENGTDRNQVASFYNDRVYNNEVRLGVVQNFWLRLNGRNTLEFKNLFNQLGNAETVQRNGQDITQSSNDVRGFSERFESRSIYSGQLIGNHELANDKTTINWVGGFSSTYRTEPDWRRARYIRPIGAMGTDGQPAPFGLALPAAPSLTDAGRYFSKLNERVETVALNLDHVLRKDSANREGGLRLKAGLYAERKDRTFDARFFGYQSVGNTSGIRNQSIDQVFAPTNLTGMNGGFTLAESFDPSNSYTAYNSLAAAYASVTVPLGKFTGTAGFRAEYNDQRVSSQLLSGQTVRGGRGLLSPLPSLNLSYNLTDKMLVRAAYAYTINRPEFRELAPFRFYDFNLNANIQGNYDLRTAKVQNLDLRWELYPTTGELITLGAFYKHFNNPIESYLLTTAGGVNSLNYAFVNTTSAMNYGVEAEVRKSLGSLGGADWLRRFSLVGNASYIVSRVDLGSMVNVPDNSGQVTPTNVSDTQTQRRPLQSQSPYLINLGAYYANEEKGTQISALYNVAGPRIFAVGNIDNPTLFEAPRHVVDLVVTQRMAKHWELRAALQDLFNQPVKLTQDSDRNLKYNSTDQTVREFRRGSYSTLGVTYTW; via the coding sequence ATGGAAAACACTTTTGATTACCGGCATTTAGTTATCGCATTGCTGAGCTTATTTTTCAGCACTGCCGCCTTCGCCCAAACGACCGGCACCGTGCGCGGCACCGTGCGCGACCAGCAAACCAACGAGCCCGTTATTGGCGCCAGCGTCAGCATCGAGGGCACCTCCATTGGCACCGCCACCGACCTGGACGGGGCCTTCAGCATCGGCGGCGTGCCGGCCGGCCCCCGCGCCCTGCGCATCAGCTCGGTGGGCTACACCAACAAAAGCCTGCCCGGCCTCGATGTGGCCGCGGGCAAGGTGGTACTGGTAAACACCCTGCTCAAAAGCTCGGAAGCCGCCCTCGACGAGGTGGTGGTGACGGCCATGCGCCGCACCAACACCGAAATCGCGGTGATTTCGGAGGTGCGCAACGCCCAGCTGGTGGCGGTGGGCGTTTCTTCGGAGCAGATTGTGAAGTCGCAGGACCGCGACGCGGCCCAGATTGCCCGCCGCGTGCCGGGCGTCAGCATTCAGGATAACCGCTTCGTGCTGGTGCGCGGCCTCACCCAACGCTACAACGCCGTGATGCTGAACGACGTGATGACTCCCAGCTCGGAAGTAGATACGCGGGCCTTTGCCTTCGACATGATTCCGAGCAGCGTCATTGACCGGATGCTGATTTTCAAGTCGGGCTCGGCCGAGCTGCCGGGCGACTTCGCCGGCGGCGTCATCAAGGTGTACACCAAGCGCGCGCCGGAGGAGAACTTCACCAACCTGAGCATCCTGGGCGGCTTCCGCGACGGCACCACCTTTCAGGACGTGCAGAAGGCCGAGGGCGGCAAGTACGACTGGCTGGGTTTCAACAGCGGCAAGCGCACCATTCCCGCCAACTGGCCCTTCACCCTGGCCACCGACTACCCGGCGGCCACCCGCGCCACCCTGGCCCGCCAGCTGCCCAACCGCTGGGGCATCAGCACGCTTAAGGCGGCGCCCGACCTGCGCCTCTCCTTCAACATGGGCCGCCGCTTCGAGCTGGGCGGCAAGCCGGTGGGCACGCTCACCAGCCTTAACTACGGCAACTACCAGCAGGCCAACACGACCAACCTGACGTTCTTCGAAAACGGCACCGACCGCAACCAGGTGGCTTCGTTCTACAACGACCGGGTATACAACAACGAGGTGCGCCTGGGCGTGGTGCAGAACTTCTGGCTGCGCCTGAACGGCCGCAACACCCTGGAATTCAAAAACCTGTTCAACCAGCTGGGCAACGCTGAAACGGTGCAGCGCAACGGCCAAGACATCACCCAGAGCAGCAACGACGTGCGCGGCTTTTCGGAGCGGTTTGAGAGCCGCAGCATCTACTCCGGCCAGCTCATCGGCAACCACGAACTGGCCAACGACAAGACGACCATCAACTGGGTGGGCGGCTTTTCCTCGACGTACCGCACCGAGCCCGACTGGCGCCGGGCCCGCTACATCCGCCCCATCGGCGCGATGGGCACCGACGGCCAGCCGGCCCCCTTCGGCCTGGCCCTGCCGGCCGCGCCCAGCCTGACCGATGCCGGCCGCTACTTCTCCAAGCTCAACGAGCGGGTGGAAACCGTGGCCCTGAACCTGGACCACGTGCTGCGCAAGGACTCGGCCAACCGCGAAGGCGGGCTGCGCCTGAAGGCCGGCCTCTACGCCGAGCGCAAGGACCGCACCTTCGACGCCCGCTTTTTTGGCTACCAGAGCGTGGGCAACACCAGCGGCATCCGCAACCAATCCATCGACCAGGTATTTGCCCCGACAAACCTGACCGGCATGAACGGCGGCTTCACCCTGGCCGAATCCTTCGACCCGAGCAACTCCTACACCGCCTACAACTCCCTGGCCGCGGCCTATGCCAGCGTAACGGTACCGCTGGGCAAGTTCACGGGCACGGCCGGCTTCCGGGCCGAGTACAACGACCAGCGCGTGAGCAGCCAGCTGCTTTCGGGCCAGACCGTGCGGGGCGGCCGTGGGCTGCTGAGCCCGCTGCCCTCGCTGAACCTGAGCTACAACCTGACCGACAAGATGCTGGTGCGCGCGGCCTACGCCTACACCATCAACCGGCCCGAGTTCCGCGAGCTGGCCCCCTTCCGCTTCTACGACTTCAACCTGAACGCCAACATCCAGGGCAATTACGACCTGCGCACGGCCAAGGTGCAAAACCTGGATTTGCGCTGGGAGCTGTACCCCACCACCGGCGAGCTCATCACGCTGGGCGCCTTCTATAAGCACTTCAACAACCCCATCGAGAGCTATCTGCTGACCACGGCCGGGGGCGTGAACAGCCTCAACTACGCCTTCGTGAACACGACGTCGGCCATGAACTACGGCGTGGAAGCCGAGGTGCGCAAGTCGCTGGGCTCGCTGGGCGGGGCCGACTGGCTGCGGCGCTTCTCACTGGTGGGCAACGCCTCCTACATCGTGAGCCGCGTGGACCTGGGCTCCATGGTAAACGTGCCCGACAACAGCGGGCAGGTGACGCCCACCAACGTGAGCGACACCCAGACGCAGCGCCGCCCCCTGCAAAGCCAGTCGCCCTACCTCATCAACCTGGGCGCCTACTACGCCAACGAGGAAAAAGGCACCCAAATCAGCGCCCTCTACAACGTGGCCGGCCCGCGCATCTTCGCCGTGGGCAACATCGACAACCCCACCCTGTTCGAGGCCCCGCGCCACGTGGTGGACCTGGTGGTCACCCAGCGCATGGCCAAGCACTGGGAGCTGCGCGCCGCCTTGCAGGACCTCTTCAACCAGCCCGTGAAGCTGACGCAGGACTCGGACCGCAACCTCAAGTACAACAGCACCGACCAGACGGTGCGCGAGTTCCGCCGCGGCTCCTACAGCACGCTCGGAGTGACTTACACCTGGTAA